The following proteins are encoded in a genomic region of Candidatus Methylomirabilota bacterium:
- a CDS encoding YggT family protein, which yields MLPFEVVRLIMFVLDIYTWVIIAAAVISWVTPNPYNPVVRLLRRLTEPVLAPIRQLLPPWKTFGLDFSPMIVILLIQWVVPMLLRALMN from the coding sequence GTGCTGCCCTTCGAGGTCGTCCGGCTCATCATGTTCGTCCTCGACATCTACACCTGGGTCATCATCGCGGCGGCCGTCATCTCCTGGGTCACCCCGAACCCGTACAATCCCGTCGTCCGCCTGCTCCGCCGCCTGACCGAGCCGGTGCTGGCGCCGATCCGCCAGCTCCTGCCGCCCTGGAAGACCTTTGGCCTCGACTTCTCGCCGATGATTGTCATCCTTCTGATCCAGTGGGTCGTCCCGATGCTGCTCCGGGCGCTGATGAACTAG
- a CDS encoding DUF167 domain-containing protein, producing MSPRNPEAVLLHVRVQPKARANAVKGWHGAALRVSVTAAPEDGKANRAVIDLLAETFDVAPSSINLVRGAASRDKWFRLPQGVKIPG from the coding sequence ATGAGCCCGCGAAATCCTGAGGCCGTCCTGCTCCACGTGCGCGTCCAGCCCAAGGCCCGCGCCAACGCGGTCAAAGGCTGGCACGGGGCGGCGCTCCGCGTCAGCGTCACCGCCGCGCCGGAGGACGGCAAGGCCAACCGCGCGGTGATCGACCTCCTGGCCGAGACGTTCGACGTCGCCCCCTCGTCTATCAACCTCGTGCGCGGCGCCGCGTCGCGCGACAAGTGGTTCCGCCTGCCCCAGGGCGTGAAGATCCCGGGATGA
- a CDS encoding DivIVA domain-containing protein: MRITPMDIRQQQFTVKMFRGFDTQEVDTFLEDLAEDYEALLKENSLLKEQLQALEERTRGLEEREKVLQETLVTTQRLVEEMKDQARREAAVIIREAEVQADRIIDASRAAEGSLQSEIIALKRTRRQLAEGLRSTVEMYQRLLEQDLKAAAGDEPAKS, encoded by the coding sequence GTGCGTATCACGCCCATGGACATCCGCCAGCAGCAATTCACCGTGAAGATGTTCCGCGGCTTCGACACCCAGGAGGTGGACACCTTCCTGGAGGACTTGGCGGAGGACTACGAGGCTCTCCTCAAGGAGAACTCGCTGCTCAAGGAGCAGCTGCAGGCGCTCGAGGAGCGCACGCGCGGCCTCGAGGAGCGCGAGAAGGTCCTGCAGGAGACGCTCGTCACGACCCAGCGGCTCGTCGAGGAGATGAAGGACCAGGCGCGCCGCGAGGCGGCCGTCATCATCCGCGAGGCGGAGGTCCAGGCCGACAGGATCATCGACGCCTCGCGCGCGGCGGAGGGGAGCCTCCAGAGCGAGATCATCGCGCTGAAGCGTACCCGACGCCAGCTGGCCGAGGGCCTCCGCTCGACCGTGGAGATGTACCAGCGCCTGCTCGAGCAGGACCTCAAGGCCGCCGCCGGGGATGAGCCCGCGAAATCCTGA